Part of the Myxococcus fulvus genome, GCGTCGACGAGACGTTCAACAACAGCTGCCTGGCCAATATCGAGCGGGTCGAGGCGGTCATCGAGTGGAGCGACGGCAGCGAGTCCACCGTTTCGCTGTTGGGCATCGGCGTGAATGTCGTGGGCAACCTGCAGATCTTCACCTCGCTCGGCCGGGTAACGTCGGGTCAGTTCGAGGGCGGCCTGGTGTCCCTCACCAACGCGTTCGCCGCCAGGGACTTCCTGGCGTGTCTGACGCCCATGGGCCTGCGGGCGCTGCAGGGCAGGACGGCCCTCATCATCAACACGCCGTCCCTGCCCCTGCCCCTGCCCCAGCCGTGACACCGCGGACCGCGCACCTTCCGCGCGGCCGATTCCCGACAGGCGCATGGGACCTGTGGGCGGACTGGTGACGCTCCCGGAGGGGCACCACTCATCCGGCGTCCCCGCACCGCCTCAGGCGAGCGAGGCACGGACGGCTCACCCCGAGCCGTCCGTTTTTCACGGAGCCGCCCCATGCCCTCGAAACTCCTCCCTGTCCTCCTGGCCCCGCTCGTCCTCTTCACCCCGCCCGCCCGGGCGCAGGTGGGGATGACGGACCTGACGTGCACCGGCTCCGCCTACCAGGCATGGGACCCCGGCCTGCGGCTGTCGAACCGGGACGTCCTCTACTCGAATGAGACGACCTACGAGCGCTGCACCTCGAGGGATCCGCTCGTCACCTCGGGCAGGCTGGTGTCGCTGGCCCGGCACACCACCAGCTGCGCGTCCAACCTGGGGCCCCTCCAGGCCACCGTGACGTGGGACGACGGCTCCATGTCCACCTTCTCCGTCCAGGGCGCGGGCATCCACAACATCGACGGGACACGCGCCTACGTCTCCGTCGGCATGGTCACGGAGGGCCGCTTCCAGGGCGACGCGGTGGTGATGACCCACGCGCTCTCCACCATGGACCTGGCGCCGTGCCTGTACTCGGGCCTGAACGCCCTGTCCGGCCCGACGACGCTGCGCCTCACCCGGCTGTTCTGAGTCGGGCCGTCACGACGGACAAGCGACGCCGCTCGCAGCCTGCGTCCCGGGCAGGCTGACCGTGAAGACGCTGCCCTCCCCCTCGCGGCTCTCCACCCGGAGCGTGCCGCCGTGCTGCCGGAGGGTGGAGGACACCACCGTCAGGCCCAGGCCGGTGCCGTGCTCCTTGGTAGTGAAGAGCGGCTCGAAGATGCGCTCCAGCACGCTCGCCGGAATCCCGTCCCCGTTGTCGGCCACGCGGATGTGGAAGGCGCGCCCGGTGGCCATCTCCGCGGAGACCTCCACCCGGCCCTCACGGCCTCGCGGCATGGCCTCCACCGCGTTCTGCACCAGGTTGATGAGCACCTTGCGCAACAGCTCCCGGTCCACCCAGGGCGGCTCCAGGCCCGTGGACACGTGGTTGACCACGTGCACGGCCTCGCGCGCGGGCACCAGGTCGATGACCTCCTCCACCAGCCCGTGCAGCGAGCACGGCTGGAGCACCAGCGGCCTGTCGCGCACCAGCTCCAGCATCTCCGACGTCAGGCTGGCGCAGACGGACAGCTCCCGCTCGATGATGCCCAGGAAGCGCTGGAGCCGCTCGTCCTCCTGCGCGCCGTCCACGTTGCGCAGCCGCCGCACCACCGCCGCGTTCGCCGTGCGCGCCGCGGCCAGGGGGTTTCGCAGCTCGTGGCTCACCGTCGCCGTCAGCTGCCCCACCGTCGCCAGCTTCTCCATCCGGGCCACCCGCTCGCGCGAGTCCTTCAGCTCCCGGCCGCTGTGCTCCACCAGGCGCACCCGCTCCTGTCGCTCCCGCTCACACGCCCGCTCCAGCAACACCTGCCGCTCCGCGACGCGCGTCATCTCCCGCAGCACGCCCTGACACGCGAGCACCAGCACCGCGTCCACCAGCCCCACCCAGAACGTCAGCTCCACCGCGCTCCACGTCGGCCCGCCCGCGAAGGCCGCCCCCGGCTCCGGCCAGCCGATGCTGCGCGCCACGTGCACCACCACCGCCGTCACCCCCGCCGTCACCAGCACGCGGGTGTCCCGGTAGAAGCTCAGCAGCGCCAGCGAGCCGAAGACATGGAAGTACGTCTCCAGCCTCCCGCCCGACAGGTGCACGAGCAGCACGGACCACAGCACCTGCGACACCGCCATCACCTGCCGCGTCACCACCGCGCCCGGCCGCAGGAACGCCAGCGTCACGGGGATGATGGACAGGGGCCCGCCCAGCAACACCGCCCCCCAGAAGGGCTGGGGCGACAAGTGCGGCTCCGGCCCCCAGGAGGGCATGGACGTCACCCACGCGAGCCCGAGCGCGAAGAGCCACTGGCCCACCATCAGCCCCAGACACAGCCGGTCCGCGCGGGCCCGCACCGCGGCCAGGTACTCCGCCACCACCGCGCGCACACGCGCCGCCATCGCCCCATCGGACGACAACGAGGCCAGCCGCCCCGACTCCGTCGGCGGCACGACCGGACACGAGCGGGACTCCCGCTTGCCCGCATGCGCCGACGTCGCCCGGACCCCGAGCGATTCCACTTCAAGATTGGTCGCCATCCTCAGGCTCACCCCGGCCGAACTGGCCCCTCAGGATCCGCGCCATCTTAACGCGACGCACCTCTCCAGCAATACAGTTATTTCCACTTAGACTGGTTGTGGCACCGACAACATCTCCGTCGTGCTCCAGGACCATCGGACACCCTGGCTGCAATGACTGGCATTGTACCCAGGTACAATTCCAAAGCCAGACGCCCACTCATCCCTGCAATCCCGTTTTGAATCGAGTTGCAGGAAATCACCTGGGTCATATCATCCGCGCGTGGTGCTGGCGGAGGACCCGGCACGAAGCGGGTCGGAGTCGGAGTCCGATTCCAACCCGGGCCCGAGGTCCCGCCGACGGCTGGCGTTGGTTCAGGGCTCCGCTCCGCCCCCGGGGGGGTGGGCGGAGTGGAGCCCGTGGTTTCACTCCGCTTTGGCGCTCGCGTGGTGCGCCAGCAGCTTGCGCAGCAGCGGCTCCACCAATTCCGTGCCCCGCATGGCCGAGCGCCAGCGCGAGGGAATGGCCCGCACGCCCCCGAGCACGCCCGCGATTCCGCCGGCCACCGCGGCCGTGGTGTCGGTGTCATGGCCCAATCGGATGGAGCTCCGGACCACGCCTTCATAGTCGCCGCCCGTGGCCACGCAGTCGCGCGCCGAGCGCAGGCAGTCCACCACGTAGCCGGTGCCACGGCCCGGCGTGTCCTCGGCGCCGAGCGGGAGGATGGCGCCGTCCAGCTCCTCGCGGGCCTCGCTGCCCCGAGGGTACAGCGCGCGGAAGCCCGACACGGCCTCATCCCAGGGACGCGCGGCGCCCTCCAGCGCGCGGCGGGCCCAAAGACAGTACACGGCGCAACACACGCGAGCGCGCACGTGGCCATGTGTCACCAGGGACTGGTCCATCGCGTCCGAGGCGAGCTGGGCGTCACTGCCCCGATGCCACAGCGCCAGCGGCAACACGCGCATCAAGGAGCCGTTGCCGTTGTCCTGGACACCCGCGGGACCGGCGCTCGTGGCGGGGGCGCCGGCGCGGAACATCGCCAGGGCCCGGTCCGTCTGGATGCCCACGTCGAAGACCTGCCCGTCCACGGCCAGGTAGCCCCACTCACGCCAGTTCACCAGCCGCCGGCCCAGGTCCTCCAGGTCCAGGCGGCCATGGAAGAGCAACGAGTCCAGCAGGCACAGCGCATGGGCGCCGTCGTCCGACCACGTCCCCGCGGGCACGCCCGGGTGCGCGCGGTGGAAGCCCTCGGGCGGCTCCAGCTCGATGTCCCGCGCCGGGGGAATCGCCTCCGGGGCGTGGAACTCATAAGGCACCCCCAGGGCATCTCCCACGAGCAACCCCCAGAGCCCTCCCTCCAGCCGCTCCTCACGCGATGGCACGCTCGTCCTCCCTCGAACCGACAGGAGGCGACGCTCCCGCCGAGCCCTCCCGACGTCAAGCCCCGCCAGCTTGCTGGATGGACGCATGCGGCCGGACGGGCGGCGGCCTCCGCGCCCGAGCGCGACAGCGGGGCGATGTGCCCTGGGGAGGCGCTCCGCACCTTCGTTCCCTGAAGAGTCGTTCGCACCGGAGCCCGGGGCTCCATGCCGTCCGAGAGCGACTCCCCGCACCGGGGCGACTGGTGCCGAACGAAGCGGAGGAGAAATCACATGTTCAACCTCATCGACATGGTGCGTGAGCGTTTCACGGGCAACGTGATGCAGAGGATGGGGTCCTCGCTGGGTGAGGACCCGATGTCGCTGGGCCGGGCCCTGCCGGGCGCCATCGCCGCGATTGGCGGGAGCGTGGCGGAGCGAGGCTCCACCGAGGGTGGCGCGCAGCGGCTCTTGTCCCAGCTCAACGAAGGCGGCTTCACGGGGCCCAACGCGGGCAACGAGGACCCCTTCGCGCCGGACATGGCCGAGCGCGGACAGGGCATGCTCAGCGGGCTGTTCGGCGACAAGCTGGGGGCCGTCACCAGCGCGCTGGGCCGCACGGGCGGCTTGAGCAACAGCAAGTCCGCCACGGGCATGATGGCCATGGTGGCGCCCATCCTGATGGGCGTCATCGGCAAGCACGTGCGCGACAACCGCATGGGCGCGTCCGGCCTGTCGCAGCTGTTGGGCGGCCAGCGCTCCCTGCTCGCCGCGGCGATGCCCGCGGGCCTGGGCAGCATCCTGGGCATGGGCGGCGCGGGGCCCCGCGTCGTCGAGGAGGTCCAGGAGGCGCGCTCCATCCCCACCGTGGAGACGGTGCGCCGGCAGCAGCCCATCGAGCGGGTGCCCGTGCACCATGACGAGCCCAAGAAGCGCAACCTGGGCTGGGTCATCCCGGTGGCGCTGCTCGCGCTGCTCGCCGGTTGGTTCCTCACCCGCTCGCGGCGCGACGAGCCCCGCCGTCAGCAGGCCAGCGTCACCCAGCCGGCTCCGCGCCAGCAGGTGGACACCGGCGTGGGCGGCGCGGGCACCGCGGGCATGAGCACGCCCACCATCGCCCGGGACGCGCAGACCATGCGCCAGGCCATCGAGGGGGGCGCGAAGAGCTTCGTGCTCGCCGGCGTGGGCTTCGAGGAGGGCTCCGCGCGCCTGACGCCGCAGAGCGACGCGAGCGTGGGGCAGCTGGCCTCCGTGCTGCGCGAGAAGCCCAACGCGCGCGTGCGCATCGAGGGGCACACCGACGCCACCGGCGACGCGAACGTGAACCGGCAGCTGGCCCAGCAGCGCGCGGAGGCGGTGCGCTCGGCGCTCGTCGCGGACGGCATCTCCGCCAACCGCGTGGACGTGGCCGCCGTGGGCTCCGGGCAGCCGGTGGCCTCCAATGACACGGCGCAGGGTCGCGACATGAACCGTCGCATCGAGGTCCAGGTCCTGAGCCGCTAAAGCCCCCTCCCCTCCATGGGAGTCCAGGCCCCTCGCGCGAGCCCTCGCGCGGGGGGCTTGTCGCATCGCGCCGTCCACCCTGGATGGCTTTTCCATGCGACGCGTCCCGCCAGGGCCCGTTTCCTCCAGGCGTGGTCCTCGAGGAACGACCAGAAAACGCCAGAACGCCTCCGGCCCGCAGCGCGGGCTGTGCATTGGCCGTCACCTCACGCCCAGGCCGTCTCACCGCGTCGCGCCCCGGCCCTCCGTCTGGCGGCGCCCTCAACTGTCCCCACAAGGACAGCACACACCGACTCGCGTCGCAGCCAGGCGGGCTTTCCAGGCTACGCGGTTTGCCTCACTTTCAAGGGGAGGCAGCCCGGGCGCGAAGTGGCGCGGGTCGCGAGTTCCATGACGGGGGGAGTCCATGACAGTGATTGCGTTCCGGAGCCGGGAGAGGGAGGTCCTGGACCCTGGCTGTGAGCTGGAGCGCCGGCTGGGACTGGCCGCGAGCGAGGACCGCGCGCGCGGCATGTTCTTCCTGGGCGTGCTGGACGTGGTGCGGCGCGAGGCGGGTGAGACGCAGGCGGCGCGATGTCTGGCGGCCTCCGGGGAGCGGCGCTTCGTGCCGTTCTTCCTCTACCCCGTCAGCGCGTTCCTGCGGATGTCCTTCGCGGCGGCGGAAATCCTGGCGCCCAGGCTGGGAGGCTTCGAGACGGCGATGCGCATCATCGGCGCGCAGGCCACGCATGACTTCCTGGACTCGGTGGTGGGGCGCAGCTTCCTGATGCTGGCGGCGGGAGACCCGCGTCGGCTCGTGAACAACCTGCCGTCGGGCTACCGCACGGCCGTCACGTACGGCGAGCGCCACGTCACCTGGAAGGGCCACCAGGAGGGCTGCATCAACGTGTTCCGGGACTTCATGCCGCACACTTATCATGAGGGGGTGTTGCTGGCGGTGTTGCAGGCGGTGGGCACTCGGGTGGCGCGGGTGCGTGGGCGTCCGCTGAGCCTCCTGGATTGTGAGTACGTCGTGTCCTGGGCGTAGGCAGCGGCGCAATCTCATCCGGGACATGGACGTGAGCACCCCATCGGAAGAGGCGGCGCAGGCGGGCTCGGAGCCCGGCAGGGTGGTGGATCCGCTCACGCAGCTCGCGCGGAGGCTGGCCTCGGCCACCGCCCAGGACAAGACGCGGGGCATGTTCTTCCTGGGCACGCTGGACGTGGTGCGCGCCATCGCCGGCGAGGCGACGCGGGAGCGCTGCGCGCGGGCCACGAAGGAGACCAGGTTCGTCCCGTTCTTCCTCTACCCCGTCAATGACTTCCTGCGGCTGACGTACTGCGCGGCGGGGCTGCTCGCGCCCCGGCTGGGGGGCTTCGACGCGGCGATGATGATGCTGGGCGAGAAGGCCACGAAGGACTTCCTGGAGTCCGCGGTGGGCCGCACGCTGCTGAGCGTGGCCAATGGCTCACCTCGGAGGCTGGTGGACAACATGCCCTGGGGTTATGCGGCGTCCGTCAGCTACGGCAAGCGGACCGTGTCGTGGAGCGGCGAGCGCGAGGGCTGTCTGCACGTGAGAGGAGACTTCATGCCGCCGCCGTATCACCACGGGGTGCTGAGGGCGGCGCTCGAGGCCCTCGGCGCGCGCCAGGTGCGCATCGAGGGCCGCGAGCTGGAGCTGCTCGACTGTGATTACTCGTTGGCCTGGGAGTGAGGCGCCGCGCCCAGGGCGCGCGTCTCGCTCTTGCTGATGTAGTCGATGAGGCCCGCGTAGAACTCGATTTCGTTGAAGAGGTCCGGACCGAAGCCCACGACGTCCAGGTGGTCCTGGTCCATGACGCTGCTGAGCGAGGTCATCTGCGGCTCGCCGGGCAGGTTGACGTTCGAGACGATGCCGACGCTGGTATCCCGGGCGAGGGTGTCCAGACCAAAGGGAGACACCGCGTAGCGCAGGCGATGGCCCATCTGCTGGGAGTTGATGCCCACCACGCCATCGTCGTCACGCTCGACGCTCACGCCGTCACCCTTGCCCGCCGCGCCGTCGTTGTCACAGTCATTGATGCAATACCCATCCCCGTCGATGTTGACGAGGATCTGGGCGGTCAGGAACGCGGGGCTCAGGTTCACTCCGAACTGCGCGGTCATCACGGACGCGTAGTGCGCCGCATGACGCGAGTCCATGGGGTTGTTGGTGTTGAAGGCCCTCGCGCCCGTGGTGAGCCCGTCCAGGGGGTCATAATCGTTGTAGACGAGCTGCTTGACGGCGGCGATGGGGTCATTGCCCTGCTCGTAGACCACGTCCCCGTAGATGGTCGCGAGGAAGTCGGCCAGCTGCGTGACGGTGGGGCCCGTGTCGAGCACGAACTTGGCCACTGGCGAGCCCCGGTGCGGCGAGGAGACGCTCACCATGACGTCCACCACCCGGCGGCTCCTGCGCAGGTAGAGCACGCGCGCCGCCTTGCGCGCATCCATCCCTCCCTGGGAGTGGCCCACGATGTTGACGTGGAGCGCGCCGGTGGTCGCCATCACGCTCTCGATTTCATCCGCCAGGACCTCTCCGCGCACCTCCGAGGACTCGAAGGGCGGGACCTGCGCGGCGAAGGCCTTCTGCCCGGGGTCCAGGAAGACATTGCAACCCAGCTCCAGGAACTCGTCACACGCGTCGCCCACGAAGTTCCCCAGCTCGTCGCCCCAGTAGTCGAACCCCGCCAGGTCGTCGAACCCCCCCAGGCCATGCGCGAAGACCACGGGATACAGCGTGCGCTGCGCGCGCGGAGCCCACTGGGCCGACGCCGTGTCCGGGCTCGCGATGAACCAGACACAGGCCAACAGGCCCACGCTTCGGATGACACTCATGTCTCGACTCCTTGCCCACGCCAGGTGTCGGCGGGTGCCCGCGGAGTTAGTCACGCGGCGCCAGGGCGCGAGTGCCAGTCCAGCGAAGCATCGTGAAAGCCACACAGCCACCGTGCCCCGGAGGCAGTCACCTCGCCTCCGGGGGCAGATGTGCGTCGAATGAAACAGGCCGGGGCCCGCTGTCACTCGTTCTGGCTGATGTATTGGATGATGGCCGCGTAGAACGAGCGCTCGCTGAAGAGGTCCGGCCCGAAGCCCACGACATCCAGGTGGTCCTGGTCGATGACGCTGGACAGCGACGTCATCTGCGCGGGGCCCGGCGCGTTCAGGTCCGTGACGGCGCCGAGGGACGCATCCACGGAGACGGAGCCCAGGCCCAACAGGGACTCGGTGTAGCGCAGCCGCGGGCCCATCTGCTGCGAGTTGATGCCCACCACGCCGTCATCATCACGCTCGTCGCGAATGCCGTCGCCCTGCCCCGCGGCGCCGTCATTGTCGCAGTCATCCACGCAGTACCCATCCCCGTCGATGTCATAGACGGTCTTCTGGACGAGCAGGAAGACGGGGCTGACGTCCAACCCCGCCTGCGCGGTCATCAACGACGCGTAGTGGGACGCGTAGCGTGGGTCGATGGGGTGGTTCTGGTTGAACGCCTTCGCGCCGGTGATGACCCCGTCATCGGCGTCGTAGTCGTCGTAGACGAGCTGCTTGAGGGCCGCGAAGCCGTCATTGCCCGCTTCGTAGATGATGTTCCCGTAGACCGTCGCCAGGAGGTTGGCCAGCTCCGTCACGGTGGGGTTCAGGTCCAACACGAACTTGGCCACGGGCGAGCCCCGGTGCGGCGAGGAGACGCTCACCAGGACATCCACCACGGGCCGTCCCCGCCGCTCGGCGAGCACTCGCGCCGCCTTGCGCGCGTCGATTCCGCCCTGCGAGTGACCGATGAGGTTCACCCGCGCGGCGCCCGTGGTCGCCAGGACGCCCTCGATGTCGGACGCCAGGTCCAGCCCCCGGACATCCGAGTTGTGGAAGGCCAGGACCTGCGCGGCGAACGCCTTCTGTCCAGGATTCAGGAAGGGATTGCAGGTCAGCTCCAGCAACTCGTCACAGGCATCTCCCACGAAGCTGCCCAGCTCGTCCCCGAAGTAGTCGAGCACCAGCAGCTTGTCGAACCCGGCCAGGCCGTGCGCGAAGACCACCGGATGTTGCGTGCGCTGCGCGCGCTGGGCCCACGCCGCCTGCGGCCCCGCGATGAACCAGACACAGGCCAGCAGGCCCACGCTTCGAATGACACTCATGTCGCGACTCCATGCCCGCGTCGCTCGCCGGGCGCAACGCCATGCGGGCATCCCCCTTTCCCGCACGGCTCGTGTCCGGCCCGGTGGAACCAGGCAGGAACCCGCCGACGGTCAAGGTGCGACGCGAGACGACGGGCCCCAGGCGGCCCGGGCGGAGGACTCGCCGGTGAGCGTCTGTCTTTCTTACGAAGGAACCACCGACGGCGCGGACCCGGGCGAAAGCAACGTCCTGAAACACACACACCCGACATGACGCATCACGGAGGCGTTCACTCCGTGAGTCTGTCAATGGGAGGAAAGGACAACCACCGACGTTTCAAGCCGAGGACGGGCCCAGGCCACGCACCGCGGCCTCGAGCGTGTTCCGGATGAGCATGGCGATGGTCATGGGCCCCACGCCGCCGGGCACGGGGGTGATGAACGACGCGCGCTCGGCGGCGGCCTGGAACTCCACGTCCCCCACCAGCTTGCCGTCCTCCTCCTTGCGGTTCATCCCCACGTCGATGACGACGGCGCCGGGCTTGATCCACGCGCCCTTCACCAGCTCCCGCACGCCCGCGGCCACCACGAGGATGTCCGCG contains:
- a CDS encoding OmpA family protein, translated to MFNLIDMVRERFTGNVMQRMGSSLGEDPMSLGRALPGAIAAIGGSVAERGSTEGGAQRLLSQLNEGGFTGPNAGNEDPFAPDMAERGQGMLSGLFGDKLGAVTSALGRTGGLSNSKSATGMMAMVAPILMGVIGKHVRDNRMGASGLSQLLGGQRSLLAAAMPAGLGSILGMGGAGPRVVEEVQEARSIPTVETVRRQQPIERVPVHHDEPKKRNLGWVIPVALLALLAGWFLTRSRRDEPRRQQASVTQPAPRQQVDTGVGGAGTAGMSTPTIARDAQTMRQAIEGGAKSFVLAGVGFEEGSARLTPQSDASVGQLASVLREKPNARVRIEGHTDATGDANVNRQLAQQRAEAVRSALVADGISANRVDVAAVGSGQPVASNDTAQGRDMNRRIEVQVLSR
- a CDS encoding esterase/lipase family protein, which codes for MSVIRSVGLLACVWFIAGPQAAWAQRAQRTQHPVVFAHGLAGFDKLLVLDYFGDELGSFVGDACDELLELTCNPFLNPGQKAFAAQVLAFHNSDVRGLDLASDIEGVLATTGAARVNLIGHSQGGIDARKAARVLAERRGRPVVDVLVSVSSPHRGSPVAKFVLDLNPTVTELANLLATVYGNIIYEAGNDGFAALKQLVYDDYDADDGVITGAKAFNQNHPIDPRYASHYASLMTAQAGLDVSPVFLLVQKTVYDIDGDGYCVDDCDNDGAAGQGDGIRDERDDDGVVGINSQQMGPRLRYTESLLGLGSVSVDASLGAVTDLNAPGPAQMTSLSSVIDQDHLDVVGFGPDLFSERSFYAAIIQYISQNE
- a CDS encoding TIGR02265 family protein → MDVSTPSEEAAQAGSEPGRVVDPLTQLARRLASATAQDKTRGMFFLGTLDVVRAIAGEATRERCARATKETRFVPFFLYPVNDFLRLTYCAAGLLAPRLGGFDAAMMMLGEKATKDFLESAVGRTLLSVANGSPRRLVDNMPWGYAASVSYGKRTVSWSGEREGCLHVRGDFMPPPYHHGVLRAALEALGARQVRIEGRELELLDCDYSLAWE
- a CDS encoding sensor histidine kinase, yielding MATNLEVESLGVRATSAHAGKRESRSCPVVPPTESGRLASLSSDGAMAARVRAVVAEYLAAVRARADRLCLGLMVGQWLFALGLAWVTSMPSWGPEPHLSPQPFWGAVLLGGPLSIIPVTLAFLRPGAVVTRQVMAVSQVLWSVLLVHLSGGRLETYFHVFGSLALLSFYRDTRVLVTAGVTAVVVHVARSIGWPEPGAAFAGGPTWSAVELTFWVGLVDAVLVLACQGVLREMTRVAERQVLLERACERERQERVRLVEHSGRELKDSRERVARMEKLATVGQLTATVSHELRNPLAAARTANAAVVRRLRNVDGAQEDERLQRFLGIIERELSVCASLTSEMLELVRDRPLVLQPCSLHGLVEEVIDLVPAREAVHVVNHVSTGLEPPWVDRELLRKVLINLVQNAVEAMPRGREGRVEVSAEMATGRAFHIRVADNGDGIPASVLERIFEPLFTTKEHGTGLGLTVVSSTLRQHGGTLRVESREGEGSVFTVSLPGTQAASGVACPS
- a CDS encoding ADP-ribosylglycohydrolase family protein produces the protein MPSREERLEGGLWGLLVGDALGVPYEFHAPEAIPPARDIELEPPEGFHRAHPGVPAGTWSDDGAHALCLLDSLLFHGRLDLEDLGRRLVNWREWGYLAVDGQVFDVGIQTDRALAMFRAGAPATSAGPAGVQDNGNGSLMRVLPLALWHRGSDAQLASDAMDQSLVTHGHVRARVCCAVYCLWARRALEGAARPWDEAVSGFRALYPRGSEAREELDGAILPLGAEDTPGRGTGYVVDCLRSARDCVATGGDYEGVVRSSIRLGHDTDTTAAVAGGIAGVLGGVRAIPSRWRSAMRGTELVEPLLRKLLAHHASAKAE
- a CDS encoding lipase family alpha/beta hydrolase; protein product: MSVIRSVGLLACVWFIASPDTASAQWAPRAQRTLYPVVFAHGLGGFDDLAGFDYWGDELGNFVGDACDEFLELGCNVFLDPGQKAFAAQVPPFESSEVRGEVLADEIESVMATTGALHVNIVGHSQGGMDARKAARVLYLRRSRRVVDVMVSVSSPHRGSPVAKFVLDTGPTVTQLADFLATIYGDVVYEQGNDPIAAVKQLVYNDYDPLDGLTTGARAFNTNNPMDSRHAAHYASVMTAQFGVNLSPAFLTAQILVNIDGDGYCINDCDNDGAAGKGDGVSVERDDDGVVGINSQQMGHRLRYAVSPFGLDTLARDTSVGIVSNVNLPGEPQMTSLSSVMDQDHLDVVGFGPDLFNEIEFYAGLIDYISKSETRALGAAPHSQANE
- a CDS encoding TIGR02265 family protein encodes the protein MTVIAFRSREREVLDPGCELERRLGLAASEDRARGMFFLGVLDVVRREAGETQAARCLAASGERRFVPFFLYPVSAFLRMSFAAAEILAPRLGGFETAMRIIGAQATHDFLDSVVGRSFLMLAAGDPRRLVNNLPSGYRTAVTYGERHVTWKGHQEGCINVFRDFMPHTYHEGVLLAVLQAVGTRVARVRGRPLSLLDCEYVVSWA